One stretch of Macrotis lagotis isolate mMagLag1 chromosome 7, bilby.v1.9.chrom.fasta, whole genome shotgun sequence DNA includes these proteins:
- the LOC141492698 gene encoding DNA repair protein XRCC2-like isoform X1, which translates to MSADFRKAESGTELLARLEGRSSLKDIEPFLFADEGSPIHGDILEFHGPEGTGKTEMLYHLTARCILPKSEGGLEVEVLFIDTDYHFDMLRLVTILEHRLSQSTEDIIKCCLGRFFLVNCSSSNQLLITLYSLETMFCSHPSLCLFILDSLSAFYWIDRVNGGENLNLQEITLKKCSKFIEKLVKEYHLIVFATTQSIMKKSSNSTERSSSLKLSCEEVDIDYRPYLCKTWQQMVNHRIFFSRHENSESSNQMFSIVSCHLKSNNLIKHLFSIKESGIHFC; encoded by the exons cTACTTGCTCGACTTGAAGGTAGAAGTTCTCTGAAAGATATAGAACCTTTTTTGTTTGCTGATGAAGGCTCTCCTATTcatg GGGACATACTAGAATTCCATGGTCCAGAAGGaacaggaaaaacagaaatgcTCTATCATCTGACCGCAAGATGTATCCTTCCAAAATCAGAAGGTGGATTAGAAGTTGAAGTCTTATTTATTGACACAGACTACCACTTTGATATGCTTCGGCTAGTTACAATTCTTGAACACAGACTGTCCCAAAGCACAGAAGACATAATAAAATGTTGTCTTGGAAGATTTTTTCTTGTGAATTGCAGCAGCAGTAACCAGTTACTTATCACTCTTTACTCACTGGAAACTATGTTTTGTAGTCACCCATCCCTCTGCCTTTTCATTTTAGATAGTTTATCAGCCTTCTATTGGATAGACCGAGTCAATGGAGGAGAAAATCTTAACTTACAAGAGATTACTCTGAAGAAATGTTCTAAATTCATAGAGAAACTTGTAAAAGAATACCACTTGATTGTCTTTGCAACAACACAaagtataatgaaaaaaagttcaaattcaacagAAAGATCATCTTCCTTAAAACTTTCTTGTGAAGAAGTAGATATAGACTATAGACCCTATCTTTGTAAGACATGGCAACAAATGGTAAAccatagaatatttttttccagaCATGAAAATTCTGAAAGTAGCAACCAAATGTTTTCAATAGTGTCATGTCATCTAAAAAGCAACAATCTAATAAAGCATCTATTTAGTATTAAAGAAAGTGGTATTCATTTTTGTTAA